One genomic window of Actinoalloteichus hoggarensis includes the following:
- the mce gene encoding methylmalonyl-CoA epimerase, with product MHSEISSYVTAVDHVGIAVPDLDAAIAFHHEHFGLAAVHQEVNEAQGVREAMLRAPGDDGEGTAVQLLAPLHEESPIARFLERGGPGLQQLAYRVTDVETVAELLRAQGLRVLYETARPGTSNSLVNFVHPKDAGGVLVELVQPAAGTEA from the coding sequence ATGCACAGCGAGATCTCGTCCTACGTCACGGCGGTCGATCACGTCGGGATCGCGGTTCCCGACCTGGACGCCGCCATCGCCTTTCATCACGAACACTTCGGCCTCGCCGCGGTGCACCAGGAGGTGAACGAGGCGCAGGGCGTGCGGGAGGCGATGCTGCGGGCTCCCGGCGACGACGGAGAGGGCACCGCCGTGCAGCTGCTCGCCCCGCTGCACGAGGAGTCGCCCATCGCACGGTTCCTGGAGCGCGGCGGCCCCGGCCTTCAGCAGCTGGCCTACCGGGTGACCGACGTCGAGACCGTCGCGGAACTCCTGCGCGCACAGGGCCTGCGTGTGCTCTACGAGACGGCCCGCCCCGGCACCTCGAACAGCCTGGTCAACTTCGTGCATCCCAAGGACGCGGGCGGCGTGCTCGTGGAGCTCGTGCAGCCCGCGGCCGGGACCGAGGCCTGA
- a CDS encoding MTH1187 family thiamine-binding protein, whose translation MLIAFSVSPAGAGSDSVGDAVAEAVRIVRDSGLPNETNAMFTLIEGEWDEVMDVVRRATDAVLAAAPRASLVIKADIRPGHVGQLRAKVERVEERLAGTDPSV comes from the coding sequence ATGTTGATCGCGTTCAGCGTCAGCCCGGCGGGCGCCGGGTCGGACAGCGTCGGCGACGCCGTCGCCGAGGCGGTGCGGATCGTCCGCGACTCGGGCCTGCCCAACGAGACGAACGCCATGTTCACCCTCATCGAAGGGGAGTGGGACGAGGTGATGGACGTGGTGCGCCGGGCGACCGACGCGGTCCTGGCCGCGGCGCCGAGAGCCAGCCTGGTCATCAAGGCCGACATCCGACCGGGGCATGTCGGTCAGCTGCGGGCGAAGGTGGAGCGGGTGGAGGAGCGGCTGGCCGGGACCGACCCGTCCGTGTGA
- a CDS encoding acetyl-CoA C-acetyltransferase, giving the protein MTGSVIVAGARTPIGRLLGSLKDFSAASLGGLAVKAALDRAGVTPDQVEYVIMGQVLTAGAGQIPARQAAVAAGIPMTVPALTVNKVCLSGLNAIALADQLIRAGECDVIVAGGQESMSQAPHLLPGSRSGFKFGDVQLVDHMAHDGLFCAFDQVAMGLSTEKHNARHELTRDEQDAFAARSHQTADAAARRGVFAEEIVPVEIPQRKGDAVVFDADEGIRGDTTVDTLARLRPAFAADGTITAGSSSQISDGAAAVVVMSKAKAEELGLEWIAEIGAHGMVAGPDTSLQEQPSNAIAAACAKAGVDPTELDLVEVNEAFAAVGIVSTRALGVPADRVNVNGGAIALGHPIGMSGARLVLHLALELRRRGGGVGAAGLCGGGGQGDALLLRVPKA; this is encoded by the coding sequence GTGACCGGTTCCGTCATCGTCGCCGGGGCCAGGACGCCGATCGGGCGCCTGCTCGGATCGCTCAAGGACTTCTCTGCCGCCTCGCTCGGCGGCCTCGCCGTGAAGGCCGCGCTGGACCGCGCGGGTGTGACCCCCGACCAGGTCGAGTACGTGATCATGGGTCAGGTGCTCACCGCCGGAGCGGGGCAGATCCCGGCGCGACAGGCCGCCGTCGCCGCGGGAATCCCGATGACCGTGCCCGCGCTGACCGTGAACAAGGTGTGTCTGTCCGGCCTGAACGCCATCGCGCTGGCCGACCAGCTCATCCGGGCAGGCGAGTGCGACGTGATCGTCGCGGGCGGGCAGGAGTCCATGAGTCAGGCGCCGCACCTGCTGCCCGGGTCGCGATCCGGCTTCAAGTTCGGTGACGTCCAGCTCGTCGACCACATGGCCCATGACGGATTGTTCTGCGCGTTCGACCAGGTCGCGATGGGTCTCTCCACGGAGAAGCACAACGCGCGCCACGAGCTGACCAGGGACGAGCAGGACGCCTTCGCGGCCCGGTCGCATCAGACCGCCGACGCCGCGGCACGTCGAGGGGTGTTCGCCGAGGAGATCGTCCCGGTGGAGATCCCGCAGCGTAAGGGCGACGCGGTGGTCTTCGACGCCGACGAGGGCATTCGGGGCGACACGACCGTCGACACGCTGGCACGCCTGCGACCCGCGTTCGCCGCCGACGGCACCATCACCGCGGGCTCCTCCTCCCAGATCTCCGACGGCGCCGCGGCCGTCGTGGTGATGAGCAAGGCGAAGGCCGAGGAACTCGGACTGGAGTGGATCGCCGAGATCGGCGCGCACGGCATGGTCGCCGGCCCGGACACCAGCCTTCAGGAGCAGCCGTCGAACGCCATCGCCGCGGCCTGCGCGAAGGCGGGCGTCGACCCGACCGAGTTGGATCTGGTGGAGGTCAACGAGGCCTTCGCCGCCGTCGGCATCGTGTCTACCCGGGCGTTGGGCGTGCCCGCCGACCGGGTCAACGTCAACGGCGGCGCCATCGCACTCGGCCATCCGATCGGCATGTCCGGCGCGCGGCTCGTCCTGCATCTCGCTCTGGAGCTGCGCAGACGCGGGGGCGGGGTCGGGGCGGCAGGCCTGTGCGGCGGCGGCGGCCAGGGCGACGCGCTGCTGCTGCGCGTGCCGAAGGCGTAG
- a CDS encoding DUF3817 domain-containing protein: MFATIAARFRLVAVAEALSWTGLLIGMFFKYVVVNTEIGVEVFGPIHGAFFVLYVASVVLVRRSLNWDAKTTLWALISSVPPLGTVVFERWARRTGRLEEPTPQARAQVVS, from the coding sequence GTGTTCGCCACGATTGCCGCCCGATTCCGCCTGGTCGCCGTCGCCGAGGCGCTGTCGTGGACGGGCCTGCTGATCGGGATGTTCTTCAAATACGTGGTGGTCAACACGGAGATCGGGGTCGAGGTGTTCGGCCCGATCCACGGTGCCTTCTTCGTCCTGTACGTGGCATCGGTGGTGCTGGTCCGGCGCTCGCTGAACTGGGACGCGAAGACGACGCTGTGGGCGTTGATCTCCAGCGTGCCGCCGTTGGGCACGGTGGTGTTCGAGCGGTGGGCGCGCCGGACCGGCCGACTCGAGGAGCCGACGCCGCAGGCTCGGGCCCAGGTCGTGAGCTGA
- a CDS encoding MarR family winged helix-turn-helix transcriptional regulator: MTGHRPLPFDPIARAARLWSDRIGSSGTMAAVTSVMRVQQILQSAADAALRPLNLTFARYEALVLLSFSRQGALPMRVMGERLQLHPTSVTNIVDRLEKDDLVKRTPHPTDRRTTLVAITEAGRELMQAATTAVTEVRFGLTGLDDAELTQLTALLAKVRLAAGDFDADGED; this comes from the coding sequence ATGACCGGCCACCGACCACTACCGTTCGACCCCATCGCCCGTGCGGCCCGACTCTGGTCCGACCGCATCGGCTCGTCGGGAACGATGGCCGCGGTGACCAGTGTGATGCGGGTGCAGCAGATCCTTCAGTCCGCCGCCGACGCGGCACTGCGCCCGCTCAACCTCACCTTCGCGCGGTACGAGGCGCTCGTGCTGCTGTCGTTCTCCCGCCAGGGGGCGCTGCCCATGCGTGTCATGGGCGAGCGGCTCCAGCTGCACCCCACCAGCGTGACCAACATCGTGGACCGGTTGGAGAAGGACGATCTGGTCAAACGAACCCCGCACCCGACCGACCGCCGCACCACCCTGGTCGCCATCACCGAGGCGGGTCGCGAGCTGATGCAGGCGGCCACCACCGCCGTCACCGAGGTGCGCTTCGGCCTGACCGGCCTCGACGACGCCGAACTGACACAGCTCACCGCGTTGCTCGCCAAGGTCCGCCTGGCCGCGGGCGACTTCGACGCCGACGGCGAGGACTGA
- a CDS encoding chromosome segregation protein yields MGLADDRDLLPLGSGFETVRRGGYNRAQVDEHLERLDTDLRILAADRNAALSQATDLARQLEGARAEAETLHAQVERLSQPPTSLEGMSERLQRMLRLAQEEANEIRARAESDVAEIKAQSEAEIAELRNHYDRLITENENRRQEMETEHRTVLENANREAERTVTEARNEAGRLVADADRARKAADDEAEARRVKVDEDFEIAMSARRTDAMRALAEQEAHSKAEAERRVREATHEANRRLQEATGESHRRVREATEESNRRVSKAQNQVETLRKHRARLAEQVRSINALLADSLPLIQRFEEETDAPWPHFAPPAPQQQNQQAAAPQQNQASAASGAPVFDPPTQQLRLPDGPLASARPSEGTEAGAGGHTTILAKPTANAESTEVLRTDGAGASNETELSDAPGGSESGAPANQEITLRWSESSGGGTRIQEPVGTGSDPAAEEGVTAAPFTAQQEEQATATLPRPGSQT; encoded by the coding sequence ATGGGCCTCGCTGACGACCGTGATCTTCTCCCGTTGGGCTCCGGCTTCGAGACAGTCCGGCGCGGCGGCTACAACCGTGCCCAGGTCGACGAACATCTGGAGCGACTAGACACCGACCTGCGCATCCTGGCCGCCGACCGCAACGCGGCGCTCTCGCAGGCCACCGACCTCGCTCGGCAGCTCGAGGGCGCCCGTGCCGAGGCCGAGACGCTGCACGCTCAAGTGGAGCGGCTGAGCCAGCCCCCGACCAGCCTGGAGGGGATGAGCGAGCGGCTCCAGCGGATGCTGCGCCTCGCGCAGGAGGAGGCGAACGAGATCCGCGCCCGCGCGGAGTCCGACGTCGCCGAGATCAAGGCACAGTCCGAGGCGGAGATCGCCGAGCTTCGCAATCATTACGATCGCCTGATCACCGAGAACGAGAATCGGCGTCAGGAGATGGAGACCGAACACCGCACCGTCCTGGAGAACGCGAACCGCGAGGCGGAACGCACCGTGACGGAGGCCAGGAACGAGGCGGGCAGGCTCGTCGCCGACGCGGACCGCGCCAGGAAGGCCGCGGACGACGAGGCGGAGGCCCGCCGCGTCAAGGTCGACGAGGACTTCGAGATCGCGATGTCCGCCCGTCGGACCGACGCGATGCGAGCACTGGCAGAGCAGGAGGCGCACAGCAAGGCCGAGGCGGAACGTCGCGTCCGCGAGGCGACGCACGAGGCGAACCGACGCCTTCAGGAGGCCACCGGCGAATCGCATCGCCGCGTCCGAGAGGCCACCGAGGAGTCCAACCGACGGGTCAGCAAGGCACAGAACCAGGTGGAGACGCTACGTAAGCACCGCGCCCGCCTCGCCGAGCAGGTCAGGTCGATCAACGCCCTGCTCGCCGACTCGCTGCCGCTGATCCAGCGGTTCGAGGAGGAGACGGACGCACCGTGGCCGCACTTCGCGCCGCCCGCACCGCAGCAGCAGAATCAGCAGGCCGCCGCCCCACAGCAGAACCAGGCGTCCGCCGCCTCTGGGGCGCCCGTGTTCGACCCGCCCACCCAGCAGCTCCGACTGCCGGACGGGCCGCTCGCCTCGGCACGCCCGAGCGAGGGGACCGAGGCGGGCGCAGGCGGACACACCACCATCCTCGCGAAGCCGACGGCGAACGCGGAGTCCACCGAGGTCCTGCGCACCGACGGCGCCGGGGCATCGAACGAGACCGAGCTGTCCGACGCCCCGGGAGGCTCCGAATCGGGCGCGCCCGCGAACCAGGAGATCACCCTTCGCTGGTCGGAGTCCTCGGGCGGCGGCACGCGCATCCAGGAACCCGTGGGCACCGGTTCCGACCCCGCTGCGGAGGAGGGCGTGACGGCCGCCCCCTTCACCGCGCAGCAGGAGGAGCAGGCGACCGCCACGCTGCCTCGACCCGGCAGCCAGACCTGA
- the meaB gene encoding methylmalonyl Co-A mutase-associated GTPase MeaB: protein MTVSELVRRARDGQPRALGRLISLVEDGSPSLAEVAASLAPHTGRAQVVGLTGPPGVGKSTSTSALVKALRASGRRVGVLAVDPSSPFSGGALLGDRVRMQEHATDDGVFIRSMATRGHLGGLAWSTPQALRVLDAAGFDVVLIETVGVGQSEVDVVSLADTTLVLLAPGMGDGIQAAKAGILEVADVFVVNKADREGADQTVRELKYMISLGRREKEGPSWRTPIVRTVAARSEGVDEVVAAIAGHRDWMVEHGELDARRVRRAENEIQAVTAARLRAEMGELRGGAVLEKLARRVVDGRSDPYSAAEELITELRG from the coding sequence ATGACGGTGTCCGAGCTGGTCCGCAGAGCCAGGGACGGACAGCCTCGAGCGTTGGGCCGGCTCATCTCGCTGGTGGAGGACGGAAGCCCCTCGCTGGCAGAGGTGGCGGCCTCCCTCGCCCCGCACACGGGGCGAGCACAGGTCGTCGGCCTGACCGGGCCGCCGGGAGTCGGCAAGTCCACCTCCACCTCGGCGCTGGTCAAGGCGCTGCGTGCCTCGGGACGGCGCGTCGGGGTGCTCGCCGTGGACCCCTCCTCGCCGTTCTCGGGCGGTGCGCTGCTCGGTGACCGGGTGCGGATGCAGGAGCACGCGACCGACGACGGCGTCTTCATCCGCTCGATGGCCACCCGAGGGCACCTGGGCGGGCTGGCGTGGTCCACCCCGCAGGCTTTGCGGGTGCTCGACGCCGCGGGCTTCGACGTGGTCCTCATCGAGACGGTCGGCGTCGGACAGTCGGAGGTCGATGTCGTGTCGCTGGCCGACACGACGCTGGTCCTGCTCGCTCCCGGAATGGGGGACGGCATCCAGGCGGCCAAGGCGGGCATCCTGGAGGTGGCCGACGTGTTCGTGGTGAACAAGGCCGACCGCGAGGGCGCCGACCAGACGGTGCGCGAGCTGAAGTACATGATCTCGCTGGGCAGGCGGGAGAAGGAGGGGCCCAGCTGGCGGACGCCGATCGTGCGGACCGTCGCGGCCAGGAGCGAGGGCGTGGACGAGGTCGTCGCGGCCATCGCCGGCCACCGGGACTGGATGGTCGAACACGGCGAGCTGGACGCGCGACGGGTGCGGCGGGCCGAGAACGAGATCCAGGCGGTGACGGCGGCCCGGCTCCGTGCCGAGATGGGCGAGCTGCGGGGCGGGGCCGTCCTGGAGAAGCTCGCCAGACGTGTCGTCGACGGCCGGAGCGACCCCTACTCCGCCGCCGAGGAGCTGATCACCGAGTTGCGCGGCTGA
- a CDS encoding DNA polymerase IV → MTRWVLHIDMDAFFAAVEQLTRPTLRGRAVLVGGTGPRGTVAGASYESRRYGARSAMPMAQARRLCPVATVLPPRFRVYSVASEAVFAQLREFSPVLERVSLDEAFTEPPRLQGATAGEVAAEIRGLRERIRDELGLVASVGAASGKTMAKIASDLAKPDGALVVPPGEERETLRGLPVRALWGIGPVSEAKLHRIGVRTLGEFAALDLGDVTGLLGQAVGTELHALAQGRDDRPVAERSESKQVSAETTFEENLTDPIRLADEARSMTEAAHARLIKAHRAARTVTVKVRDADFTTISRSETINAATTDRGTLTAMALRLVRLAVPAGTQVRLVGVSLSGLSVGEQEPLFESVGPTARRAFGAATGRSWPGAAWEPGPDDAEPPDVTVADVPVETAPAGVEPAAETAGQAAGSDSVSGLGPEHGPERAEPGGHHPGGRPRGHTTGAAIARRAGDDVSHPEFGHGWVQGAGVGRVTVRFETQTTGPGAARTFALTDPLLTTADPLDSLGPAFRPWREPDPPT, encoded by the coding sequence GTGACGCGGTGGGTGCTGCACATCGACATGGACGCCTTCTTCGCCGCCGTCGAACAGCTCACCCGGCCCACCCTGCGGGGCCGGGCCGTGCTGGTCGGCGGTACCGGCCCGCGCGGCACGGTCGCCGGGGCCAGTTACGAGTCCCGACGCTACGGCGCCCGCTCGGCGATGCCGATGGCCCAGGCACGCAGGCTGTGCCCGGTCGCCACGGTGCTGCCCCCGAGGTTCCGCGTGTACAGCGTCGCGAGCGAGGCGGTGTTCGCCCAGCTCCGGGAGTTCTCCCCGGTGCTGGAGCGCGTCTCGCTCGATGAGGCCTTCACCGAGCCGCCGAGACTTCAGGGAGCGACGGCGGGCGAGGTCGCCGCCGAGATCCGAGGGCTGCGCGAGCGCATCAGAGACGAGCTGGGCCTCGTGGCCTCGGTGGGCGCGGCGAGCGGCAAGACCATGGCCAAGATCGCCTCCGACCTCGCCAAGCCCGACGGGGCGTTGGTCGTCCCGCCGGGTGAGGAGCGCGAGACGCTGCGCGGCCTGCCGGTGCGGGCTTTGTGGGGCATCGGACCGGTCTCCGAGGCGAAGCTGCATCGCATCGGCGTGCGGACCCTGGGCGAGTTCGCCGCCCTCGACCTCGGCGACGTCACGGGTCTGCTCGGACAGGCCGTCGGCACCGAACTGCACGCGTTGGCGCAGGGCAGGGACGACCGTCCGGTCGCGGAGCGCTCCGAGAGCAAGCAGGTGAGCGCCGAGACGACGTTCGAGGAGAACCTGACCGATCCGATCCGACTCGCCGACGAGGCGCGGTCCATGACCGAGGCGGCGCACGCCCGTCTGATCAAGGCACACCGCGCCGCCCGGACGGTGACGGTGAAGGTGCGGGACGCCGACTTCACGACCATCAGCCGGTCCGAGACGATCAACGCCGCGACGACCGATCGGGGAACGTTGACGGCGATGGCCCTGCGCCTGGTCCGCCTCGCGGTGCCCGCCGGGACTCAGGTACGGCTGGTGGGCGTCTCCCTGTCCGGCCTCAGTGTCGGCGAGCAGGAGCCGCTGTTCGAGTCGGTCGGTCCGACGGCACGCCGCGCGTTCGGCGCCGCGACCGGGCGGTCGTGGCCGGGCGCGGCGTGGGAACCGGGGCCTGACGACGCCGAGCCGCCGGACGTGACCGTCGCCGACGTCCCCGTCGAGACCGCCCCCGCGGGCGTCGAGCCCGCCGCCGAGACCGCCGGGCAGGCAGCCGGCAGTGACTCGGTGTCGGGCCTCGGGCCGGAGCACGGCCCTGAGCGGGCGGAGCCAGGCGGACATCACCCCGGCGGCAGGCCGCGCGGCCATACGACCGGCGCGGCGATCGCCCGGCGAGCGGGTGACGACGTGTCGCATCCCGAGTTCGGCCACGGCTGGGTGCAGGGGGCAGGCGTGGGTCGGGTGACGGTCCGGTTCGAGACCCAGACGACGGGACCGGGGGCCGCCCGCACCTTCGCGCTCACCGATCCGCTGCTGACCACGGCCGACCCGCTGGACAGCCTCGGGCCCGCCTTCCGACCGTGGCGAGAGCCGGACCCGCCGACGTAG